The sequence CGTAGGCACCGTGCCGGCCGGCGGCCCGCCCGCGGGGCACGCGTGCGCCGTCCGGCCCGGGGGCGGGGCCGCGGGACGGCTGTCATCCTGCGGGGGTGATGCTGCTCCCGCTCGTGACCTCCGAGCTCCCCCACCCGGAGATCACCGGCGCCGACGTCACGTACGTCGTGGGCGGGATCGGGCTCCTGGTCGCCGCCGTCCTGCCGCGGCTGCTCCGGGGGCGCGCCATCTCGGTGGCCATGGGGTTCACGGCGGTGGGGATCCTCGTCGGCCTGCTGCCGCTCCCGCTGCCCGACGTGGACCCCGAGGCCAACCGCGCGGTCGTCGAGCGGCTCACGGAGTTCTCGGTCATCGTCGCGCTCATGGGTGTCGGGCTGTCCCTGGACCGGCCGCTGTCCTGGAAGGCCTGGCGGACGACCTGGCGGCTGCTGCTCATCGCCATGCCGCTGCTCATCGGCGTGGTGGCTGTCCTGGCCTGGGGGATGATGGGCCTGCTGCCCGCCAGCGCGCTGCTGCTCGCGGCCGTGCTCGCCCCGACCGACCCCGTGCTCGCGGGGGACGTCCAGGTGGGCGGGCCCAACAGCGGCGAGGAGGACGAGGTCCGCTTCGGGCTCACGAGCGAGGCCGGCCTCAACGACGGGCTCGCCTTCCCCTTCGTCTACCTGGCGCTGTTCCTCGGCTCCAGCGTCGCCATCGGTGAGTGGGCCCCCCGGTGGGCCGCCTGGGAGCTGCTCGGCAAGATCGTGGTCGGCGTGGCGGTCGGCGCGGCGGTGGGCTGGGCGCTGGCGCGCGCCGCGTTCCGGGCGCACAAGCCGGCCCTGAGGTTCGCGCAGGCCGGCGAGGCCGTCGTCGCCCTCGGCGCCGTGCTGCTGGCCTACGGGGTGGCCGAGGCGGCGCAGGGCTACGGCTTCCTCGCCGTGTTCGTCGCGGCCGTCGTCATCCGCACCCACGAGCGCGGGCACCAGTACCACGAGGTGCTGCACTCGTTCATCGGCCAGGTCGAGCAGATCCTCACGATGGTCCTGCTGCTGCTCTTCGGCGTCGCCTGCGCCCGCGGCCTGCTGGAGAACCTGTCGGTGTCGGGGGCGGTGCTGGGCGTGCTCATCGTCATGGTCGTCCGGCCGCTCACCGGGTGGCTGGCGATGCTCGGCTGCGACGCCCCCCGCCGGGAGCGGTTCGCGCTGGCGTTCTTCGGCGTGCGGGGGATCGGGTCGTTCTACTACCTGGCCTACGCCACCGGCCTCGGCGCCTTCTCGGAGGACGCCGAGCTGTGGTCGACCGTCGGCTTCACGGTGCTGCTGTCGGTCGTCGTGCACGGCGCGACGGCGACCCCGTTCATGACGTGGCTCGACCGGGAGTCCGGCGACCCGGAGCGCGTCCCCGACATCGAGGACGGGATGCCGGAGGACCCGCCGCCGGCGGACGAGCCCGACTCCGACGGCGCCAAGGAGCCCGGCGACCAGGGCGGGTCCCAGCCGGCCACCCCGTCGCAGGCGGACGCCGACCGGCAGCGCTCCGGCGGGAGCGGGGACACCGACCGCACCGGGGACGCCGACCGCACCGGCGAGCCGGAGCCCGTCGGGCGCTGAGCCGCGGCGGTCGTCGGCGCTGACCCGTCAGGTGCTGACGGTCCGGGCGCCGGGGCCCAGGCGTACGACCGTCAGGCGCTGACGGTGACGCCCTTCCAGAACGCGACGTGGTCGGCGATCTGCGCCGCGGCCTCCGACGGCTGGGGGTAGTACCAGGCGGCGCCGGCGTTGACCTCGCCGTCGACGACCACGTCGTAGTACGACGCGGTCCCCTTCCACGGGCAGACGCTCGTCGCGCTGCTCGGGGCCAGGTGCTCGGTGACGAGGGAGCCCGGGGGGAAGTAGTGGTTGCCCTCGACCACGACCGTGTCGTCGGAGCGGGCGATGACGGTGCCGTTCCACTCAGCCTTCATGCCGGTGGCAACGGGGCCCGGGAGGGTTGGATTCCCGCCGGCCGGGGCACCGAGGCGGCATGACGTTCAACGAGGGTGGCAGCTTCGAGGGCGGCCGCGTGCAGAGCCGCCGCGGCGGGGCCGCTGCGGTCGGCGGCGGCGGTGTCGGCCTGCTGGGGATCATCGGCTTCCTCATCTACCAGTTCACCGGCGTGGACCCCACCCCGATCATCGACCAGGCGCAGCAGGGCGGCGGCACCCAGCAGCAGCAGGAGACATCGGTCGGCAGCTGCACCGCAGAGCAGGCCAACACCGACCGGGCCTGCCGGCTGTCGGCGACGGCGCAGTCCCTCGACGCGTACTGGCAGGCGCAGCTCGGCACCGGCGGACAGGAGGTGCCGCAGCCCGGGGTGGTCGAGTTCGAGCAGAGCACGCAGTCCGGCTGCGGTCAGGCCAGCGCGGCGACCGGGCCGTTCTACTGCCCGCCCGACCAGACGATCTACCTCGACCTCGGCTTCTACGACGTCCTCGAGAGCCAGTTCGGCGCCTCGGACGGGCCGCTGGCCGAGATGTACGTGACCGCCCACGAGTACGGCCACCACATCCAGACCATCACCGGCGTCATGGACCAGGCGGACCGGTCCGGCTCGGGCTCGGCGTCGGACTCGGTCAAGGTCGAGCTGCAGGCCGACTGCTACGCCGGCATGTGGGTCGGCGAGGCGGCGACGACCGTCGACCCCGACACGGGGACGACGTTCCTCGAGCCGATCACCGCCGAGCAGCTCGCCGACGCGCTGTCGGCGGCGGAGGCGGTCGGGGACGACCGGATCCAGGCGGCGTCCGGCGGCGAGGTCGACCCGCACACCTGGACGCACGGCTCGTCCGAGCAGCGCCAGGAGTGGTTCACCGTCGGCTACGAGCAGGGCAGCATCGAGGCCTGCGACACCTTCGCCGGCACCTTCTAGCCCTCGGGGACGGGACGCGCCTCGTGCCCGGGGAGGCCGTGCGTCCGCTCGCGCTCCTTCATCTCCGCCTCGTACAGGTGGCGCCGCCCTCCCGCGAGCTCCTCGCGGGCGGCGCGCTCCAGCTCGCGGAAGAGCGACCAGTAGCCGTCGTCGTAGTCCTCGACGACCTGGAACGTCCACCGCCCGGCGATGACGTTGCGGCCCAGCAGCTCGGTCTCGATCCGGTCGGCCAGCGCACCGGCCCCGACCGCCCGGAGCTGCTCCACCGCGTCGGCGAGCATGATGTCCGCGCGACCGGTGGTCTGGTGGAAGCCGTAGAGCAGCCCGCGGGCGTGCTCGACGGTCTCCAGTGCCTCGCTGAGCTTCCCGAGCGCCTCGACGGTCGCGTCGTCGACGCCCTCGGGCCGGCGGTGGGCGTCGTCCGGCCCGTCGGGGGCGCCGGAGCCCTGCTGCTCAGCCACGCGGCAGCATCCCGTAGGCGCGCTGCGGCGTGATGCGCAGCAGGAGGCGCTGCTCCTCGACCATGACCCGGCGGTACTCGTCCCAGTCGGGGTGCTCGCCGGCCGCGGCCCGGTAGTAGCGGACGAGGGCGTCGGCGGTGGCGTCGTCGGGGTGCTGGGCGACGGGGAGGGTCTCGGCGGTGCCGTCGACGACGACGTAGCTCCAGAAGTCCTGCGCGCTGACGTGGAGGGACACCCGCGAGTCCCGGCGCACGTTGCGCGTCTTGGCGCGGGAGTCGGTGACGGAGACCTCGAAGGTGCCGTCGGTCAC comes from Aquipuribacter hungaricus and encodes:
- a CDS encoding cation:proton antiporter — its product is MLLPLVTSELPHPEITGADVTYVVGGIGLLVAAVLPRLLRGRAISVAMGFTAVGILVGLLPLPLPDVDPEANRAVVERLTEFSVIVALMGVGLSLDRPLSWKAWRTTWRLLLIAMPLLIGVVAVLAWGMMGLLPASALLLAAVLAPTDPVLAGDVQVGGPNSGEEDEVRFGLTSEAGLNDGLAFPFVYLALFLGSSVAIGEWAPRWAAWELLGKIVVGVAVGAAVGWALARAAFRAHKPALRFAQAGEAVVALGAVLLAYGVAEAAQGYGFLAVFVAAVVIRTHERGHQYHEVLHSFIGQVEQILTMVLLLLFGVACARGLLENLSVSGAVLGVLIVMVVRPLTGWLAMLGCDAPRRERFALAFFGVRGIGSFYYLAYATGLGAFSEDAELWSTVGFTVLLSVVVHGATATPFMTWLDRESGDPERVPDIEDGMPEDPPPADEPDSDGAKEPGDQGGSQPATPSQADADRQRSGGSGDTDRTGDADRTGEPEPVGR
- a CDS encoding DUF427 domain-containing protein, coding for MKAEWNGTVIARSDDTVVVEGNHYFPPGSLVTEHLAPSSATSVCPWKGTASYYDVVVDGEVNAGAAWYYPQPSEAAAQIADHVAFWKGVTVSA
- the ypfJ gene encoding KPN_02809 family neutral zinc metallopeptidase, whose translation is MTFNEGGSFEGGRVQSRRGGAAAVGGGGVGLLGIIGFLIYQFTGVDPTPIIDQAQQGGGTQQQQETSVGSCTAEQANTDRACRLSATAQSLDAYWQAQLGTGGQEVPQPGVVEFEQSTQSGCGQASAATGPFYCPPDQTIYLDLGFYDVLESQFGASDGPLAEMYVTAHEYGHHIQTITGVMDQADRSGSGSASDSVKVELQADCYAGMWVGEAATTVDPDTGTTFLEPITAEQLADALSAAEAVGDDRIQAASGGEVDPHTWTHGSSEQRQEWFTVGYEQGSIEACDTFAGTF
- a CDS encoding PPOX class F420-dependent oxidoreductase, which codes for MLLSDAVSYATDNRRSVLITLRRDGRPQSSNVMHVVTDGTFEVSVTDSRAKTRNVRRDSRVSLHVSAQDFWSYVVVDGTAETLPVAQHPDDATADALVRYYRAAAGEHPDWDEYRRVMVEEQRLLLRITPQRAYGMLPRG